The Flavobacterium commune genome contains a region encoding:
- a CDS encoding nucleoside hydrolase-like domain-containing protein produces MKNPVLVALFCLMQTLILAQSPTPSKPRILISTDIGGTDPDDNQSMTHLLMNSDLFQFEGLVSSPSYGEGNKKEILRMIDIYEKDLPKLNKHNKKLAKPDFLRSICKQGRKGNAPFSGYTTATEGSDWIIKCAKKQSEHPLWILDWGGLEDIAQALHDAPEIQHKIRIYWIGGPNKKWSANSYAYIAENFPNLFFIEVNSSYYGFFSNNTEPDTINTSDYYNRVIQGGGHLGMDFKNYYDGEIKMGDSPSLFYMMDGNPEKPERESWGGSFEKITYSPRTIYNQTTTLKDTVAFCSIIEIHLKGPKIEIPSDSVCFWMEIPYGKTIQKWPGYHLGNGDYAIRYIPKKAENLHYRFTSKIAEINGLEGDIVVSNLWPGKKHSTDYPLGNHWYSDKSDINLYDEKIQGGKTVLKWRNVILDDWAKRWKWLK; encoded by the coding sequence ATGAAAAATCCAGTTTTAGTTGCCTTATTTTGTTTGATGCAAACCCTAATTTTAGCGCAAAGTCCAACACCTTCAAAACCCCGAATTTTAATTAGTACCGATATTGGCGGCACCGATCCTGATGACAATCAATCCATGACTCATTTGCTTATGAACAGCGATTTGTTTCAATTTGAAGGGCTTGTTTCGTCACCATCTTATGGAGAAGGCAATAAAAAAGAAATACTAAGAATGATTGATATCTATGAAAAAGACCTGCCTAAACTGAACAAACACAATAAAAAATTAGCCAAACCGGATTTTCTACGTTCCATTTGCAAACAAGGCCGTAAAGGAAATGCTCCTTTTTCCGGATATACAACCGCAACCGAAGGTTCGGACTGGATTATTAAATGTGCTAAAAAACAAAGTGAGCATCCGTTATGGATTTTAGACTGGGGCGGACTGGAAGATATTGCTCAGGCTTTGCATGATGCACCGGAAATTCAACATAAAATCAGAATTTACTGGATAGGCGGACCCAATAAAAAATGGAGTGCTAATAGTTATGCTTATATCGCAGAGAATTTTCCAAACTTATTCTTTATCGAAGTAAATTCCAGTTATTATGGTTTCTTTTCAAACAATACTGAACCTGACACCATCAACACTTCGGATTATTACAACAGGGTTATTCAGGGCGGCGGTCATTTAGGAATGGATTTTAAAAACTATTATGATGGCGAAATCAAAATGGGTGACTCTCCTTCTCTCTTTTATATGATGGATGGCAATCCCGAAAAACCCGAAAGAGAAAGTTGGGGAGGTAGCTTTGAAAAAATTACTTATAGCCCTAGAACTATCTATAATCAAACAACCACATTAAAAGATACGGTAGCATTTTGTTCTATTATCGAAATTCATTTAAAAGGACCAAAAATAGAAATCCCATCTGATTCAGTTTGTTTTTGGATGGAAATTCCATACGGAAAAACAATCCAAAAATGGCCTGGATATCATCTGGGCAACGGCGATTATGCAATAAGATACATTCCTAAAAAAGCCGAAAATTTGCATTATCGTTTCACATCTAAAATTGCTGAGATTAACGGACTTGAAGGAGATATTGTCGTTAGCAATTTATGGCCCGGTAAAAAACATTCAACTGATTATCCACTAGGAAACCATTGGTACAGTGACAAATCGGACATTAATTTATATGATGAAAAAATTCAAGGCGGGAAAACAGTATTAAAATGGCGAAATGTTATTTTAGATGATTGGGCAAAACGTTGGAAATGGTTAAAATAA
- the uvrB gene encoding excinuclease ABC subunit UvrB encodes MKFQVVSDYQPKGDQPQAIEKLAQGIEAGEQFQTLLGVTGSGKTFTVANVIQEVQRPTLVLAHNKTLAAQLYSEFKQFFPNNAVEYFVSYYDYYQPEAFMPITGVFIEKDLSINEELEKMRLSTTSSLLSGRRDILVVASVSCLYGIGNPVEFQKNVIALERDQEISRTKLLHSLVQSLYSRTEADFTPGNFRIKGDTVEIFPSYADDAYRIHFFGDEIEEIESFDVQSSKVIERFDKLTIYPANMFVTSPDVLQGAIWEIQQDLVKQVDYFKEIGKHLEAKRLEERTNFDLEMIRELGYCSGIENYSRYLDGRQAGTRPFCLLDYFPKDYLMVVDESHVTLSQVHAMYGGDRSRKENLVEYGFRLPAAMDNRPLKFDEFEAMQNQVIYVSATPADYELQKCDGVYVEQIIRPTGLLDPVIEIRPSLNQIDDLIEEIQQRCELDERVLVTTLTKRMAEELAKYLTKVSIRCRYIHSDVDTLERIEIMQDLRKGIFDVLIGVNLLREGLDLPEVSLVAILDADKEGFLRSHRSLTQTVGRAARNLNGKAIMYADKITDSMQKTIDETNYRRSKQINFNTVNNIVPQALNKKIDSAFTKNPLVEYELGHTIPTAAEPENQYLSKTEIDKLIREKRKSMEKAAKELDFMQAAKLRDEIKKLQEQLA; translated from the coding sequence ATGAAATTCCAAGTCGTATCGGATTACCAACCCAAAGGAGACCAGCCTCAGGCAATTGAAAAATTAGCTCAAGGGATTGAAGCTGGCGAACAATTCCAAACACTTTTAGGTGTTACAGGTTCGGGAAAAACATTTACGGTGGCCAATGTCATTCAGGAAGTACAAAGACCTACACTGGTTTTGGCGCACAACAAAACTTTAGCAGCACAATTGTACTCAGAATTCAAGCAGTTCTTCCCCAACAATGCCGTAGAATATTTTGTTTCTTATTACGATTATTACCAGCCTGAAGCTTTTATGCCTATTACAGGCGTTTTCATCGAAAAAGATTTATCCATCAACGAAGAGCTGGAAAAGATGCGTTTGAGCACTACTTCTTCGCTGCTTTCGGGACGAAGAGACATTCTGGTGGTAGCTTCGGTTTCTTGTTTGTACGGTATCGGGAATCCCGTGGAATTTCAGAAAAACGTAATTGCATTGGAACGGGATCAGGAAATTTCGAGAACCAAGTTATTGCACTCCTTAGTACAAAGTTTATATTCCAGAACCGAGGCCGATTTTACACCCGGGAATTTCAGAATTAAAGGCGATACAGTGGAAATTTTCCCAAGTTATGCCGATGATGCCTATCGCATTCACTTTTTTGGTGACGAAATCGAAGAAATAGAATCTTTTGATGTTCAATCTTCGAAAGTAATTGAACGATTTGATAAACTGACCATTTACCCGGCTAATATGTTTGTGACTTCGCCAGATGTGTTGCAAGGTGCTATTTGGGAAATCCAGCAGGATTTAGTCAAACAAGTCGATTATTTCAAAGAAATAGGCAAACATCTCGAAGCCAAACGATTGGAAGAAAGAACTAATTTTGACTTAGAAATGATTCGGGAATTGGGTTATTGTTCCGGAATCGAAAATTACTCTCGTTATCTTGACGGCAGACAGGCCGGAACACGCCCTTTCTGTTTGTTGGATTATTTCCCAAAAGATTATCTGATGGTCGTTGACGAAAGTCACGTAACACTTTCTCAGGTTCACGCCATGTACGGAGGCGACAGAAGCCGAAAAGAAAATTTGGTGGAATACGGCTTTAGACTTCCCGCAGCCATGGACAACCGACCGTTAAAATTTGACGAATTTGAAGCGATGCAAAATCAGGTGATTTATGTTTCGGCGACACCTGCTGATTATGAGTTACAAAAATGCGATGGTGTCTATGTGGAACAAATTATTCGTCCTACAGGATTATTGGATCCGGTTATCGAAATTCGTCCAAGTTTGAATCAAATTGACGATTTGATCGAAGAAATTCAGCAACGTTGTGAACTGGACGAACGTGTTTTAGTAACCACTCTAACCAAGAGAATGGCGGAAGAATTAGCCAAATATCTAACTAAGGTAAGTATTCGTTGTCGTTATATTCATTCGGATGTAGATACATTAGAACGCATAGAAATCATGCAGGATTTACGAAAAGGAATCTTTGATGTGCTAATTGGTGTCAACTTATTGCGTGAAGGGTTGGATTTACCAGAAGTTTCTTTGGTTGCTATTTTGGATGCAGATAAGGAGGGATTTTTACGTTCTCATCGTTCGCTGACACAAACTGTTGGTCGTGCTGCACGAAACCTGAACGGAAAGGCGATTATGTATGCGGATAAAATTACCGACAGCATGCAAAAAACAATTGACGAAACCAATTACAGAAGAAGCAAACAGATTAATTTTAATACTGTCAATAACATTGTTCCGCAAGCATTGAACAAGAAAATCGACAGTGCTTTTACTAAAAATCCTTTGGTAGAATACGAACTGGGACATACCATACCTACTGCGGCCGAACCCGAAAACCAATACCTGTCGAAAACAGAAATCGACAAACTAATTCGTGAAAAACGAAAATCAATGGAAAAAGCCGCTAAAGAACTGGACTTTATGCAAGCCGCAAAATTGCGTGATGAAATCAAGAAATTACAGGAACAACTGGCTTAA
- a CDS encoding excinuclease ABC subunit B has translation MEAYEEKKKLLLEMIAFATVDGQLSKKGYDFLFLIANELNFEKGGFMDLLSQEMPTLPDNMKLNRIKQFYQLLVFFQNDGVLYKQDPDLIVHIAISMGLDTDAIKVLIKKVKNAPNTIISDDNLWKIFQEE, from the coding sequence ATGGAAGCTTACGAAGAAAAAAAGAAATTGCTTTTAGAAATGATTGCCTTTGCAACAGTTGATGGTCAGTTGAGTAAAAAAGGCTATGATTTTTTATTTTTAATAGCTAACGAATTGAATTTTGAAAAAGGAGGGTTCATGGATTTATTGAGTCAGGAGATGCCTACTTTGCCGGATAACATGAAACTGAACCGAATCAAACAATTCTATCAGTTGCTTGTCTTTTTTCAAAATGACGGTGTGTTGTACAAACAAGATCCGGATTTAATTGTTCATATTGCCATAAGTATGGGATTAGATACCGATGCGATTAAAGTATTAATCAAAAAGGTAAAAAATGCTCCTAATACCATCATTTCAGATGATAATTTGTGGAAAATTTTTCAGGAAGAATAG
- a CDS encoding dipeptide epimerase gives MELIIREYELQLKHTFTISRESIDIQPSLIVQLKNGGFSGYGEATSNPYYNISVPMMKQDLEAIRSLIESSVDETPEEFWTKVYPFLKHDMFALCALDMAYTDLYARKKGKKLHELWDYNIERNPLTNYTIGIDSIDKMVAKMKELPWPIYKIKLGTSEDIAIVKTLREHTDAIFRIDANCGWEIEETLNNAIELKKLGVEFLEQPLKADDWNGHEIVYKHSVLPIIADESCIIEQDVAKCYNHFHGINIKLVKCGGLTPARRMIQQAKKLGLKTMVGCMTESSVGISAIAHLLPQLDYVDMDGALLLTEDIASGVQIEKGKIGYSHLNGTGVVLK, from the coding sequence ATGGAATTGATCATAAGAGAATACGAGCTACAATTAAAGCACACCTTTACAATCTCTAGAGAATCAATTGATATTCAGCCTTCCTTAATTGTACAATTAAAAAATGGCGGATTCTCAGGATACGGTGAAGCTACTTCAAATCCTTATTACAACATTAGTGTACCAATGATGAAACAGGATTTAGAAGCAATACGTTCCCTAATAGAGTCTTCTGTTGACGAAACTCCCGAAGAATTCTGGACAAAAGTATATCCTTTCTTAAAGCATGATATGTTTGCACTTTGTGCGCTGGATATGGCCTACACCGATTTGTATGCCCGAAAAAAAGGTAAAAAACTGCATGAACTTTGGGATTATAACATCGAAAGAAACCCTTTGACTAATTATACCATCGGAATTGATTCTATCGATAAAATGGTGGCTAAAATGAAAGAACTGCCCTGGCCTATCTACAAAATAAAATTAGGTACCAGCGAAGATATTGCCATCGTAAAAACACTTAGAGAACATACCGATGCTATTTTTAGAATTGATGCCAATTGTGGTTGGGAAATCGAAGAAACACTCAATAACGCCATAGAATTAAAAAAACTAGGCGTTGAATTCCTCGAACAACCGCTAAAAGCAGACGACTGGAATGGTCACGAAATTGTTTATAAACATTCCGTTTTACCAATTATTGCTGACGAAAGTTGTATTATTGAGCAAGATGTTGCCAAATGTTACAATCATTTTCATGGGATAAATATCAAATTAGTGAAATGTGGAGGCTTGACTCCTGCCCGAAGAATGATTCAACAAGCCAAAAAACTAGGATTAAAAACCATGGTAGGCTGCATGACAGAATCTTCTGTTGGAATTTCTGCTATCGCACATTTATTACCACAATTGGATTATGTTGACATGGATGGTGCCTTACTTTTAACAGAAGATATTGCCAGCGGAGTACAAATTGAAAAGGGAAAAATTGGCTATTCTCATCTAAATGGCACAGGCGTTGTTTTAAAATAA
- a CDS encoding aminotransferase class I/II-fold pyridoxal phosphate-dependent enzyme translates to MKVTKFPDRIVKIDNEKYLYFGGTAYLGLPPNKKFQKTLCKNIARWGSAYGSSRNANIQLTAYQKGETFLTEFIKAKAAITVSSGMLAGQIVLDTLASETDVFYHFPDTHIAISKAESLPFFINNQLNPRLLDEKPEKITILTDAVATNTVKAVELSFLEEITNHKEITLVIDESHSLGILGTNGCGIFSNNNQSNIKRKIMVSSLGKAMGLSGGLIASDYNFIQQIRENNTFVASAGMNPAFVKTLADAESLYLKQHHKLKKNLAYIDSKLLPSKNILFDKDYPVIYPKIENINTILASHKIIITNFKYTSEDHYLNRIIITANHKKKDLDKIIEILNQYQSKDE, encoded by the coding sequence ATGAAAGTAACTAAATTCCCGGATCGTATTGTAAAAATCGATAATGAAAAATATTTATATTTTGGCGGGACAGCTTATTTAGGCTTACCGCCAAATAAAAAATTCCAGAAGACACTCTGTAAAAATATTGCCCGCTGGGGCTCAGCTTACGGAAGTTCCAGAAATGCCAATATCCAATTGACTGCTTACCAAAAAGGAGAAACTTTTCTGACTGAATTCATCAAAGCCAAAGCCGCAATTACCGTTTCCTCCGGAATGTTGGCAGGACAAATTGTGCTTGACACCTTAGCATCAGAAACAGATGTCTTCTATCATTTCCCGGATACTCATATTGCCATTTCAAAAGCCGAAAGTCTTCCGTTTTTTATCAATAATCAATTAAACCCACGTTTACTCGATGAAAAACCGGAAAAAATTACCATCCTGACCGATGCCGTTGCCACCAATACCGTAAAAGCAGTCGAACTTTCTTTTTTAGAAGAAATCACCAATCACAAAGAAATTACCTTAGTTATTGATGAATCCCATTCGTTGGGAATTTTAGGCACTAATGGATGTGGCATTTTTTCGAATAATAATCAGTCCAATATCAAACGTAAAATCATGGTTTCCTCATTAGGAAAAGCGATGGGATTATCAGGCGGTCTAATTGCCTCCGATTATAATTTTATTCAGCAAATTAGAGAAAACAACACTTTTGTAGCCAGTGCCGGCATGAATCCAGCCTTTGTAAAAACCCTGGCTGATGCTGAATCTTTGTATCTGAAGCAACACCATAAATTAAAGAAAAACTTAGCGTATATCGATTCGAAATTACTTCCAAGTAAAAACATTCTTTTCGACAAAGATTATCCGGTTATTTATCCAAAAATTGAGAATATCAACACTATTTTGGCTTCACATAAAATAATCATCACCAATTTCAAATACACATCAGAAGACCATTATTTGAATCGGATTATCATCACTGCCAATCATAAAAAGAAAGATTTGGATAAAATAATTGAAATCCTCAATCAATACCAAAGCAAAGATGAGTAG
- a CDS encoding DUF1456 family protein produces the protein MTNNDIFKKLRVALMLRDDQIVEILELVDFRISKSELGAFFRDEKHPNYVECGDQVLRNFLNGLVIHLRGTKENPKNPKDVLAKHKAEIPIKDKEAPKSDAKTSKTGFKKKPNFKKATPKIQVVEKVKFNNGKNKKS, from the coding sequence ATGACAAACAACGATATCTTTAAAAAACTACGCGTAGCTTTGATGTTGCGTGACGACCAAATTGTAGAAATATTAGAATTGGTTGATTTTAGAATTTCCAAATCAGAATTAGGTGCTTTTTTTCGTGACGAAAAACATCCGAATTATGTAGAATGTGGCGATCAGGTATTACGCAATTTTTTAAATGGATTGGTTATTCACTTACGCGGAACCAAGGAAAACCCTAAAAACCCTAAAGACGTTTTAGCAAAACACAAGGCTGAAATTCCAATAAAAGACAAAGAAGCACCAAAAAGCGATGCAAAAACAAGCAAAACAGGCTTCAAGAAAAAGCCTAATTTTAAAAAAGCAACTCCTAAAATTCAGGTTGTAGAAAAAGTAAAATTTAACAATGGTAAGAACAAAAAATCTTAG